The genomic DNA CACTGAACGAACACATGAGGAGACTGAAAGGTGAAGGGAACAACATGTGCTGGTGAACATCCTCTGCCCCTaagaaggactggagagatggctcagtggttaagagcactgcctgctcttccaaaggaccgggttcaattcccagcacccacatggcagctcacaactgactgtaactccaagatctgacaccctcacgccaatgcacataaattaaaattaaaagttaaaaaagaaaagaaaagaaatatacatcCCATTTGCCCAGACAGGAAGACTGCAACGTCAAGGTGAACTTTGGGTGATGCCTGTTGTCGCTATAAGCTCATCAACTGTAACAAATGCACCACTCTAAGGCAGGCTGTAGAGAATGgagaggctggggaaggggcgcctgcctgtaaccccaacacgtGGGAAACGGaagcaggatcagaagttcaaggtcacccttggctacgtAGTATAGCCATTTGGAATAAGAGGCCAGCCCTGGCTACTTGTGATTCTAtctcacaacaacagcaacaacaaaagttaaaataatgataacatagccgggtgtggtggtgcatgcctttaatcccagcactcggaggcaaaggcagatgggtctctgtgagttcgaggctagcctggtctagaaagtgagtggagtccaggacaggcaggactacaagagaaaccctgtcaaaaaaaacaaaaaacaaaaaaacaaaaaaccaacaacaacaacaacaaaaaaccacacacacaaataaataaaataaaatatgtataaaacattACAATAATTATTATAAGTCTCTGAAGtcacctttaatttttaaaagtttttttttcagatttatgtgtatgagtgttttgcctgcaggtatgtatgaccacatgtgtgtgcctggtgcttggaggtcagaagagggcatcagatcccctggaactggagttatagatggttgtaagatgctgagtcaaacctgggttctctagaaaagcagccagtgcccttaacctctgagccattatTGCTCCAGCCTCTCATCTTTgactaacaaaagaaaaaagaaagaaagacttaaaCATTTGATATTTGGACCATTGGGGAATCACATAATAGATTAGATAATATTTCTCTTTATagaaatattttgatttaaaaaataataaaatcaacatgaataaaattaacacAAGTAATATCACCATTTGGCATTACAGGATTGATGAATTTACCTAGCAACTATTTAAGTGGTGCTCATCAAAgtctacaaaaaaagaaaaagaggctcagAACTGTCAGCaggatctggggagatggctccaagTTAGGAGCATCTTAACTTTGCCACTTGtgcaaaagacctgagtttggacccTGGTATCCACACTGAGGTGTTCACAAGAAACTGGTAACTACAGTcctggggaatctgatgccctcttctacctCTGCAGTGTTgccatgcatgcatgtagtgcacatatatttatgcaagtactcacatatgcacataaaataaaaacaagccttttacaaaagaaaaatattcacgTAAATGACTGAGAAAAATACCTGATGTCAATTTCTGGcttccatacacatgcacatttgtacatgcgtgtatacacacacccatccacacacacccacacacacacacactgcatacacataaacataaatgtatTAAGGCAACATAGAGGATGGGAAAACAGGCCAGCAACTGTCCACTTGCAGCACCAAATCCACCCATCCATGAAATGACAGCATTCATGTCCCTTTTTCCAATAAATAAGTTTTAAGCAAGgagtgtggtggtggggagtggACAGGGCCCTTCAATTAAAAGAGAACTCTTGAATCCAATCAGGCAATAACAATGTGTGAACTTTATTTGATCTTGATCATATAAAGAAACTTCAAATTTCCCATCGGCTGatcactttttaaatgtaaacattgACTGGATACCACTAACTCCAGTGATGACGCTGTTTATGAAACATTTGAAAGGCGTTCTTCAAAAGCTTAGAGAGCCTCACGTGGTCTGAGCTGGAGATGAAGGGATCAAATTCTCGGGGATCCAGCTGAGCACACAGGAAGCTGGGGAGGGCGGAGGGCTAGACAGACATTAGGCCCATTAAAACATGACTGCTCACACTGGATGATGGCTGTACACTCCTACTCTGCTATTGCTCATCTTTGCAATGCTTAAAGTTTTTCATagtaggttatttttttttttttaaatgaacacagtGAACAGCAGTTTTATGAAACCAAGCCTACAGAAACACTTTCAACACAGCCCTATGGGAATTTTTGTTTGATCACTATTACTCCCTGGTTCTAGCTAGTTCTTCTGCCTTTTAATTGTCACGTCATCCCATCTAATCCAAGCTAAACCTGGCTTTTTGCACAGCTCCTGTCTACTTCAGCCTGCCTCTAAAACTGTGTGGCTACAGTGttgtatttaaacacacacacacacacacacacacacacacacacacacacacacacacgtctgatACAAACTTGATCATACCAGGCCTTGGCTTAAAAATCTGCAGATGAAGATGAGAGGGTAGACTCACACCATAAGGACTTTATGTGCCTGTTCAGGCTTGGGATGTTCTGCCTTTCTATGCTCCAGGTACTTCTTGAACGTTCCATCGTTGGCCCCAGCTCAACAATCACACATGCTCTCCCTCCGCCTGGAATATTCTCCTCCCCCTAGTGCATCTCTCAGACCTCCCCTCAAATGTCACTTGCTGGggttaattttctcaaaattttagACAAGGTTAGACAGCTACCTCCCACCATCGCTGGTCCCAAATGAACATTTAGAACAGATGGAATTATTTGCCCAATGCCCAGCTTCCCTGTTATAAACTCAAAGGAGGGAATTAGCTCTTCACTCTGTCCCCAGAAGCCTCGCATTTATGTTCTAGCAGAGGGCCAATAAATCTTTATTGATCTGTAAATCACTGGCTTGATAAGTGAGTACTATGTAAATGAATTTAAATACAATTCTGGTCAAGTCATGAAACAGAGCTACACTTTCTTTATGATATTATACACCTGGCTTCACTGGTGTCTGGCGTACTTGCTACCAAGAGATTTGTAAGGCTTTCACGTGTCTGTATGAAAGCCAGGAGAGGGAACTGTGATGATGACCTCATTACAGACCCAGGTTCAGGTCGCTCCCTCCCTAATGGTCTCAGCACAAAACACGATGGTCTCAGTATACCACCACTTTCCAAGGAAGCAACATACATTCAAATGGAGGTGCAAGTGGACTCAAAACCGTAAGCAATTATTTAAAACTGGCTGCATTACACAGTGTGAGCAGTCTCTAAACtcatattttaagtgtgtgtgcgtatgtatgtgtgtatgtatgtatgtatgcatgtatgtatgtatgtatgtatggggcAGTGTCTAAACACACCTAATCAGTAGAACCAAATCTTAAACATGGTAGAGACTAGCTCCTCACAACTTGTTAAATTAATCAGAAAGAACTACAAGCTCATgaatcaaatttttattttaaaattgttaggTTTTTAgtgcatatgaaaatattttatgacatgGCACATGAGGATGTTATCACATGgaaatataatagaaaatatttttagacaaCTTTTGAAGTCACTAATATGCTTATTTTCCTGTGAACAAGCCCTTTGCTTAAATGAGTTTGGTCATGGGACATCAAGAATATTTAGGATTTTCATATTATTGCTTAACAGCTTCCTAATGAGGTGTTGCGTTTCTACCTGGCCCACACATAGTAGTTTTTTCAACACACCAGTCACAGCGGTGACCTTTTCTCTCAGCTCTAATGGTACACGTTTAATATTGAAATACTCCGGCAGCTTGGACCTGGCATTGTATAGCATGTTGATAACGGTTTCCATGTCATCGACTGAGTCGCTGGTCCGTCCCTCTGGGAAGCTGCGAGATCTGTACATCTGTTGCAACTTGTGCTCTGCGGCGAAGGCCAGGGCCAGGCTCCTTTTCAGGTGGTCCCTGGAGGCCTTGATGTACTCCTTGTACTCGGGGTTGTTGCCGTCACCAAGTGGTCCCTGCTGAATCTGTGCGTTAATGTTGGaaagttttcttaaaatatcCTCGTGTCTCGAACTCAGTGAGGGACGTCCGGAGGGGTCTTCGACATACTGGGTTTCCGACTGGCCTGAGAGCTGGGGCACATCCTCTGAGTCTGTGGAGATGTCTATATTGCTGCTGGTCCTTGTTGTTACGGTAAAACGTGTACTTGCCAGTGGCTGGGTGGCCGTGGATGACATCTTCGAGGTCTCCGTTGGCACCGTAGTTTGCCTTGCCCTTAGTTCTTCCTCTGGCTCCGGCTCTTGCAGGGGTTCAGACTCcggctctggctcctgctcatGCCCAGACTCCAGCTCCGGCATTATCGGCCTAGCCGCCGGTTCAGGCTCCAGCGCCTGTGCCTCCGGCTCCGGCTCCAGCTCCTCCGGCTCCTCAGGCTCCGGCTCTGGCTCTTCTTTTTCAATATAAGGTTCATCCGAGTGTAGAACAACAGAAATGTTATTTGGCCTGATAGACCAGAATGCtgtacttttggttttttttctcctctctatcCCCAGCGTGAAGCCGCTAGTAGGGAAAGCTGTCTTTTCCTCGTAGTTCGGCCTAATCAGAACATCAGTCTCAGAGGTGATTTCTCCAGCGGTGATTTCTCCAGGAGTGTGCACCAACGTTGGTTCTGCAACATCCACAATTGTTGAGGGCTTCAACTTTTTCCCAGAGCCCCCCCTTGTGGGAACACTCATTATGAGTTTCTGTAAAACTTGTACATAATGATTCAAATTCTGCTCTTCATCGGGCAACACAGTTACggcttgaggggaaaaaaaatcaaacacacagtAAGTAACGGGTATTACATAGGGCACAATGGCAGAATCTGCTAACCTCAGTTCACTTTCCATGCCAGCACTTAAGTACAGAAATCTAGCAAGAAGCTCGGCTTCCCTAACACCAGGCCACCATTCTCTGAAAACGCACAAAGGGCCAAGAGAAGGGACGGAGTTGCACAAGTGTGCCctcttctaaattattttatgtttgtttttcatacagtTTATGACGCAATAGGCAACTTATTAAACCAAAATTCGTGATCATGTTGTCTCACGCTCATGAGCTACAGCGGGCTCATATTGGCCCCTCAGAGCCAATGATTAAATTCTTAGAAGCCAGATGTTTAGATAgacacaattaaaattatttgaatttgCAACTGTATTAAAACAAAGGTAGTACATATTCCAAACTCTTCACTTCGTACTTACCCCGTTTTACTATTAGTTGTGGTCTGTTGATTATTTTTAGCTAATATGTCTATCTGTAAGATGGACATGTGATACAATGACTTGGATGAATGCCAATTATGAAATATAGAAAACCATTAAGagctgcatctgtgtgtgtgtgtatgtatgagagagagagagtgtgtgtgtgtgcgtgtgtgtgtgtgcgcgtgcgtgtgtgtgtgcgcttgcgtgtgtgtgtgcgcttgcgtgtgtgtgtgtgtgtgtgtgtgtgtgtgtgtgcgtgtgtgtgtgtgcgcgtgtgtgtgtgtgtgtgtgcgtgtgtgtgccatCTCCCTGACCCTGGGCATCGCCTCTTAGATGGGGCTGTACTGCTGCTGTGTTCCTTACACTTCAGGGATTCATACTAAACTGTTCATGAGTAAAATTACATGATGGCTATAATTTGCTTCTAAATAAACTAAGCACTAGAATGGGGGCGGGTGAGACAGGGAGGTTAGGGAGAAGGGATGGGTATGGAGACGCCCATGATGCAAGGTTAGCCAAAGGGCCTGTTAGAGATGGGGCTTTTATGCCactgtttctgtttgtgtgtatatttcatttttttttctataaaagttgtttctaaatttttttgagaaatgttctCTTCTAGGCAACTAGAAGCAAACGGTTGGGCTAACTGTGGCCAATCTAGAATATGCAGTCAACATAGGCATAAGGGCTTTGCAGAGGCCACTGCCTTGAAATTCGTCTAGGACCCACTCGATCTTCAGTAAATTAGCTTGTCTCTTCAGACTAGCAAATGGAATACCCAGGTGGCTATTAAGTAAGTTAGGATGCCGAGGGACAGGAAAAGGAGGTGCTCACTAGATGTGATTTCTAAAAACATCTCAAGTGCTCATTATCCTCCTCTGCGGTTACTCTGGAAACACCAGAAAGCCTGTTTGTGGCTGCCTAGCAACAGAGGCCCCCTACCTCCTACCTTGATTTTCTTCCTTGTAAATGCACCCTTGGGTCTCTGGatcattctgtttttttaatccatcccctcccctccccacatgcATCCTACCTCTTGTCTTTGCCCTTCTAACACATCTATGAATTTCAGAGCCCTGGACCCACTAATTGGGACTATTCTTGCAAGTCAATTTGAGCTCTGTAAAAATGTTTGCAGCCAAGCTCCCAATATCCTTACACACAACCCTGGCCTTGGTGGAATCCTGTTTCACTCAATTCTACAGGCAGGTCTAAAAAAGAGAATAAACTTCTAATTCTTACAAAGAGCAGGCTGACCTTCCAGAAGCTGAGTCACTTACTACACCTTGACCATTTCCTTGTGGCCTACCCCATTGCAATATAGATGCTAGTTTTGCCACTTGGATATCTAAGCAAACAGCATGCCCCAGACCATGGCTAAGGTTAAGAAGTCCTCCGATGCTGTGGAGATAGATCCATGGGTAGagaaagtgcttgcctcacaagcacaaggacccgagttcagatccccagccccCATGTAAGCAGATGAGGTGGTAttctctcagcactggggaggtagaggcaggaggatctgtgggGCTTGCCACCCAGCTAAGCTTGGCAAATCAGTGAGCTCAGGGTTGAGAagcgatcctgtctcaaaataaggtgaaaagaaataaaagaagacaccTGCCAGAGCTCTGGCCCTCATATGCATACCTGTGAGTACACTTCAAACccatacataggcacacatgtgcacacatacaacacacacacacacacacacacacacacacacacacaccacatgagtCCCCTGCAGTGTAAGACATCAGGACACTGTTCCAGGGCTTCTGTTAAGCAGCCTGGGGTTCTGCTGGGATCTCAGCTCTGAGGATGTCAGCTGAGCTTGAGTTTTCtgcaatttttaaaacagaacaagGAAAACTGATCACATGatagagacaatatccaaatgaTCCTAACAACTGTAGGAATGAAAATAGCTGGAATTCTGAGGGGCAAAGTGGAAGACAGTAATTAAGAAGATTGCAGTTGCCCCCATTCGTTGAGTCACTGGCATGTGCAGGCACCATGTGAGCAGGGTTTTGATATCgtgaaaagaagccaggcagtggtggcgcatgccttttaatcccagctgtcaggaggcagaggcaggtggatctctgagttcaaggtcagcctggtctacagagtgaggatggcccgggctacacagagaaaccttatcttgaaaaccatttttttgttttgttttgtttttcaagacagggtttctctgtgtagccttggctgtcctagacttgcttttgtagaccaggctgcccttgaactcacagcaatccgcctacctctgcctcccaagtgctgggattaaaggcatgcaccaccacgcccggctaaaaaccatttttttttttaaaaaaagtgaaaaacaagacACTCAGAAAGGACGAGTGATCTGCCTATGATTATTAAACTCTAAGAAACAAAGATGGTATATAAACATAGACTGCCTTACTCCAAAACTGGTGCAATGTTGTCAAAAACTCTTGCCACAAAAGTGCTGGCAAAAGTGGTAAGGGCACAAAATGGCATAACCCTGTAGAAACACAGCCAGATTTCAAAACATATGTGAATAGTAAGTAAAAATCCATGAAATATACAAACTCTTCTGCCATTTAACTGggccaaaacatttaaaattacatgtgCAATTCGGGTAAACAAATACTTCAAAATTTTGCTTTACTGCCAAATGGTTCTCTTTCGTGAGGAGAAACTACacgtcatgttttgttttaacgGGTCTAACTGGGAACTGACAGTCCCTTACAGGAGAAGACGTTTACACTGTACAAAGATGAAGGCAAGTTCCTTACCTCTGAGTTCATCCTGAGCAAAAAGTGAACACAGGTCTTTCTAGATAAACCCAATCTCATAATTTATATAAACTGAGAAATTCTAGTTGCTCACCTTTCTGTACTTATAAAGTAGCCTGGGCCATGCAGATCCCATGCCGGGACTGGACCTGAAGGAGGTCCACGTGTCCTCGGCAAGCACTGACTCTGCTACTGTCCTGTAACCTCAGCCTCAGCATCTGACTTCTGACCCGAATACTAGTTACTCAAGGATGTTAACTACTGATTCGTGAAGCAGCCAGAGCACATGTGACTGTGTCTCTTACATGTTTAAAATGTCATGCTTGTGACTCTATTGCACTATAGTTAGGAGACATGACCACATAGgtatagcagaaaaaaaaaatcatttgtaagAATTAAGTTTCAGGGGAATAACATGATCAAaatctgatatatatatgtgtatatatatatatacacacacacacacacacacacatatatatatttacaatggAATGCACTACTCTatgtaattaatatatactagttttaaaagaactaaagtatatttaaaaaatcaacttaGGTTTATCAATAAGTATTTTTCTACTTTAGTTCCTAAAGCTAATTAGTGACAATTTATAAGTTAGGAGTtatgttttctgctttgtttgtacATTTCCCCCTTGAGACTGgagcctgggctagcctggactatttGGTCAAGGATGCCCTCGAACACCTAATcattctgcctctacttcccaagtgctgggttcatAGATGTGGGACACCACTTAAACTTaacttttaaataagttttttgTCCTTTGTGTTCCATTTGTATGATAATCAGGTGATTTTTCACAGAATGCAAAACTGGGAAGCAGATACATTCAATCCACTCTGATTTTGAAGCTTTGCATATCAGCTGAAATAACTTTCTCTTTGAGAACTTCATtggaaaaaacagagaaaatagaagATTTCACTTGAAATATAttacaaaccaaataaaactgcagggggggaaaaaagagtgcatgggcatggtggcgcacgcctttaatcccagcactcgggaggcagaggcaagtggattgctgtgagttcgaggccagcctggtctacaaagccagtccaggacagccaaggctacacagagaaaccctgtctcaaaaaactaaaaataaaaaataaaaataaataaataaaaccgcagaaaacatcaaaacaaaatatacagcATCTACGCAGAGAAACTCCTCAAAAAACCCATATacatgatatataaaatatacgtatatataaacatatatatatatatatatcatgcaaTTACAAAGGCCCACAGATTTCTCCATTTAAAAGGGCTGTCTACagtttttatgattttgtttgctttcacataattctggctatcctggaactccctgtgcagaccaggctcacctgaacctcatagagatccacctgcctttcaagtgcttggactaaaggcatgcaacactacTTCCAGTTTCCATAGTTTTTAACTGTTCTAATTCTCTGTTACTCTGTAACAggaatt from Acomys russatus chromosome 14, mAcoRus1.1, whole genome shotgun sequence includes the following:
- the Spesp1 gene encoding sperm equatorial segment protein 1 codes for the protein MKPVVLVVLCLWPSSLLAYPTVTVLPDEEQNLNHYVQVLQKLIMSVPTRGGSGKKLKPSTIVDVAEPTLVHTPGEITAGEITSETDVLIRPNYEEKTAFPTSGFTLGIERRKKTKSTAFWSIRPNNISVVLHSDEPYIEKEEPEPEPEEPEELEPEPEAQQEPEPESEPLQEPEPEEELRARQTTVPTETSKMSSTATQPLASTRFTVTTRTSSNIDISTDSEDVPQLSGQSETQYVEDPSGRPSLSSRHEDILRKLSNINAQIQQGPLGDGNNPEYKEYIKASRDHLKRSLALAFAAEHKLQQMYRSRSFPEGRTSDSVDDMETVINMLYNARSKLPEYFNIKRVPLELREKVTAVTGVLKKLLCVGQVETQHLIRKLLSNNMKILNILDVP